The following DNA comes from Streptomyces pristinaespiralis.
AGGATGTGCAGATCGAGGCCGAGCGAGGTCCCGAGGTCCTCCAGGGCGCGCGTGGAGTCCGCGGGGGCGCTGGGATGCGGCTTGAAGGTGATGACGCGGTGCCCGAGGGCCGCGGCCCCGCGGATCATGCCGAGATGCAGTTCCTCCTCCTCGTCCCGGCTGATCAGCTCCAGCGCGGAGAGGTACTGGCCGAGCAGCAGCGCCGTAGGACGCTCGGGGCCGATCTCCGCGGCCGAACCGATCTCGCCGAGCACCGCGCGGAACTGCGCGTCGGGCACGGCGACCGGCTCGACCCCGTACTCGGACAGCAGCATCGGCCGCAGGCCCGGCACCAGGTCGAGATGGATCAGCCGGCTGATGCGGCTGCTCATCGGCAGCGGGATCTGGTTGCGGGTGGGCCCGTAGCTCATCAGCCCGTCCGCGTACACATGGAGCGGACTGTCCGCGAAGATCGCCGCGACGGCCCGCGAGGGGTTGGCCTGGATGGACTCGCAGGCGATCTCGACCTTGTCGTCGCCCAGCCCCCAGGCGAGCCGCAGGCTCTTCTCCCACAGCGGGACGTCCTGGGCCCGGGGGGACCAGCCGGCCGGGTGGTGCGGGTGGATCGTCGCGTTCCAGGAGCGGACCTCGTCGAACTCGGGCCGCAGCGCCTCGAAACCGGACATCCGGTCCAGCGGGGTGCCCAGCTCGGGAACGGCCGAGGTGTCACTGACCACCAGGATCCGGCGGTGCTTTGACCGCGGACCGAACAGGCCGGACCGGATCGCGGCCGTGACGGTGGCCGCCGCGTACTGGGTGGCGGCGCAGAAGATCTGGACGGTCATGCGGCGGCCTTTCTGATGATGGTGCGCCGTTCGTCGTCGAGCCCGGCGAGTGCCCGCTCCAGCTCGGCCTCCGGGATGCGCCGCAGGGCCCCGCCGGTGAGGGCCTTGAGCTCCCGGGCGACGGAACGGCTGAAGCGCCGCCGGTCGCGGAGCTGATGCGCGATGACGACGCAGTAGCCGCGGACCGCCTTCGGTATCAGCAGGTCCGCCTGCGGGTCGTCGGCGAGCTCGGCCAGCACCTGGTCGAACGCCTTCACGAAGTCCAGCTGCCGCACGTCGCCGATCTGGGTGAGCGAACCCGCGACGCCCCGCCGGTAGAAGACCTGGTGCAGCGAGGCCACCGCGTAGGACTCGGCGTTCCGGTGCAGCTGCCAGATCCAGGGCCGGTCCTCCGCCGTGCGCAGTCCGTCCGTGAACCGCAGCATGCCGCGGTCGAGGAGGGAGGCGTCGTAGACGCCGGCCCAGGCGTACGGGTAGTCGACCATGCTCGACTCGCCGACCGGCAGGATCGACGAGCGCGGGTCCAGCGGCGTGTCCCGCCGTCCCTCCGGAGCCCGCTGGAGGCTCCGCTGAAAACCGGTCACCTGGACGTGGTCGGTGCGGACGAAGTCCACGCCGAGCCGGTCGATCGCCTCGACGAGAGCCGCCAGATGACCCCGCCCCAGCCAGTCGTCGCCGTCGAGGAAGGTGATCAGGCGGCCGTCGGCCCGGTCGATGCCGGTGTTGCGGGCCGACGCGAGCCCCCGGTTCTCCTCGTGCCGGACGACGGCGCTGTTCGGCAGGCTCCGGGTGAGCGCGGTGAGGGCTTCGAACGTGTCGTCCGTCGAGCGGTCCTCGACGAAGATGAACTCGAAGTCGTCCCGGGCGTTGTTCACCAGGCCGGCCACCGTATCGGCTATGTACGCGGAGACGTTGTAGCAGGGGACGATGACAGAGAGCGTGGTCACCGGGCGAGGGTACGGGCGGCCGGTGGAGCGGCCTCTGACGCGGGCGTGAGCGGAAGGTGAACGCCGGATGAGCGTCGGGGGGAGCCGTGCGGGCGCTCCCGGCAGCGTGCGGAGCGCGGCCCCGGAGGGTGGCCGGCGCCCCGTTCCGGTCGTTCGGGGCAGGCACCCTCGCAGGGCCGGTCCGCCCACCGGGACGAGGGGGAGTTCCGCCCGCATCCCGGCCTCCCGCCGAATCGTTTGGCGAATCAGTGGCCCACGCCACTTCCAGTGCCTAACATCGATCACCGCAAGGCCTTGTGCACCGAAGCACAATCATGCCGGGAGGCCCCTTTGCACCGCCGTCGTCGCACCGCGCTCACCGTCTCCGCCGCGCTCATCGCCGCCGCGCCGCTCCTCGCCGCCTGCGGCACCGACGCGCACCCCGGGACCGCCGCCGTCGTCGGCGGGCAGCGGATCGAGGTGTCCACCGTCCAGGCGAAGGTCCGGGACGTACGCGAGGCGCAGCAGGCGGCGCCGCAGTCCGCGCAGCTGATCAAGGACAGCGGGCAGCTCGGCCGGGCCAAGCTGTACGACCTGATCGTCGACCGGGTGGTCGCGAAGGCGGCACAGGACGCCGGCGTGAGCGTCAGCCGCAAGGAGATCCAGGACGGGCGTGACGAGCTCGTCGAGCAGTCCGGCGGTGAGGAGCAGCTCGCCGCCATGTACCTCCAGCAGCGCGGCGTCGCCCCCGACCAGGTCGAGAACGCGGTGCGCCGCGACATCCTGGTCGGCAAGATCGCCACCGCGATCGGCGCGGAGAACAGCCCCCAGGGCCAGCAGCAGCTGAACGCGGCCTTCACCACCGCCGCGAAGTCCCTCGACATCGACGTGAACCCCCGCTACGGCGCCTGGGACGACACCAAGCTGGAGCTCGGGACCTACAAGGCGCCCTGGATCACCCAGGTCTCGCAGGAGGCGCAGCCCGTCGAGGCGGGTGCGTAGCGGCGGGAGGTAGGTTCGGGGTGTGACCACCGAAGCACCCGCCGTCGGCCGTATCGTCCTGCTCACCGCCAGCCACCGCGTCGCGCCCGGACTGCTGTCCTGGCCCGCGTGGCGGACGCTGCACGCCGCGGACCGGGTGCTGTGCGCGGATCCGCACCACCGGCAGCTGTCGTACCTGCGGGAGGCCGGGGTCACCGTCGAGCACGTCGCGCCGAGCGCGCAGGAGCTCGTGGACGCGTGCGCGGGAGGCCGCACGATCGTCGTGCTGGCCTCCGGCGAGGGCGAGCCGGCCCTGACCGACGGTCTGGCCCGCCTCGGCGGGTCCGGCCGGGTGTCGATGCCGGACCTGGAACTGCTGCCCGGCGCGTACGACCTGCCCGGCGCGCGGCTGCTCGACCTCGTCGAGGTCATGGACCGCATCCGGCGCGAGTGCCCCTGGTCGTCGCAGCAGACCCACAAGGGTCTGGCCAAGTACGGCATCGAGGAGGCGTACGAGCTCGTCGAGGCCATCGAGGACGGTGACCGGGACGAGCTGCGCGAGGAACTGGGCGACGTACTGCTCCAGGTCGTCTTCCACGCGCGGATCGCGGAGGAGGGCGGCCCCGGCGAAGAGGACGAGCCGTTCTCCATCGACGACGTCGCGGGCACGATCGTCGAGAAGCTGATCCACCGCCATCCCCATGTCTTCGGCGAGGAGACCGCCTCGACGCCCGAGGAGGTCAAGGCGCACTGGCTGCGCACCAAGGCGATCGAGAAGCAGCGCGACTCGGTGACCGACGGTGTCCCGCTCGGCCAGCCGGGCCTGGCGCTCGCGGCGAAGCTCGCGTCCCGGGTCCGTACGGCCGGCCTCGACGTCCCCCTCCCCGCCGGGCAGGGCGTCGGCTACGAACTGCTCGCCCTCGCCGTGCGCGCGGAGGCGGCGGGCGTCGACCCCGAGGCCGCGCTGCGGGCGGCGGCCCGCGCGTACCGGGACGCGATCCGCGTGGCGGAGGGCCACCCCGGTAACGTCGAGGGGTGAACGACCCGACCGACCGGAACGCCGCTCCCGAACTCTTCACCTGGGAGTTCGCGACCGACCCCTACCCCGCCTACGCCTGGCTGCGCGAGCACTCGCCGGTGCACCGGACCCGGCTGCCCAGCGGCGTGGAGGCGTGGCTGGTCACCCGCTACGCCGACGCCAAGCAGGCCCTCGCCGACCAGCGGCTCTCCAAGAACCCGGCGCACCACGACGAACCGGCGCACGCCAAGGGGAAGACGGGCATCCCCGGCGAGCGCAAGGCAGAGCTGATGACGCATCTGCTGAACATCGACCCGCCGGACCACACCCGGCTGCGCCGGCTGGTCTCCAAGGCGTTCACACCGCGCCGTGTGGCCGAGTTCGCGCCGCGGGTGCAGGAGCTGACGGACCGGCTCATCGACTCCTTCGCGCAGAAGGGGGAGGCGGACCTGATCCACGAGTTCGCGTTCCCGCTGCCCATCTACGCCATCTGCGACATGCTCGGCGTCCCGCGCGAGGACCAGGACGACTTCCGTGACTGGGCCGGGATGATGATCCGCCACGGCGGCGGGCCGCGCGGCGGCGTCGCCCGCTCTGTGAAGAAGATGCGCGGATACCTCGCCGAGTTGATCCACCGTAAGCGCGAGGAGCCGGGGGACGACCTCATCTCGGGGCTCATCAAGGCGTCCGACCACGGCGAGCACCTCACCGAGAACGAGGCCGCGGCGATGGCCTTCATCCTGCTCTTCGCCGGCTTCGAGACCACGGTGAACCTCATCGGCAACGGGGTGTACGCGCTGCTGCGCAACCCCGGCCAGCGCGAGCGCCTCCAGGCCTCGCTCGCCGCGGGCGAGAGCGAACTGCTCGCCACCGGGGTGGAGGAACTGCTGCGCTACGACGGGCCGGTGGAGCTCGCGACATGGCGGTTCGCCACCGAGCCGCTCACCGTCGGAGGGCAGCGGATCGGGGCCGGCGACCCCGTACTCGTCGTGCTCGCGGCGGCCGACCGCGACCCCGAGCGCTTCGACGCGCCGGACACGCTCGATCTGTCCCGGCGCGACAACCAGCATCTGGGGTACGGGCACGGCATCCATTACTGCCTCGGAGCGCCGCTCGCCCGGCTCGAGGGGCAGACCGCGCTCGGCACGCTGCTCCGCAGAATGCCTGACTTGCGGCTTGCGGGAGATCCGGCCGATTTGCGGTGGCGTGGGGGACTCATCATGCGTGGATTGCGCACTCTGCCCGTTGAGTTCACACCGCAAACAAACTGACGCTGCGTCAATTCTGTGACTTTCACGTGATATCCGCTGCATCGACTTGTGACTCGCGTTCGAATACGGCTACGTTCACCGTCGACTCGGCATGCAACAGCAGGCCGCAGGTTTCCCAGCTGTCACGCGAAAGGCAACCGCATGCTCTCCGGGAACGGACGACACCGCCGACCCCGCCAGGCTCCGGCCCTCATCGTCGCGGCAGGGGTGACCGGTTCGGCCATCGCCATTCCGCTGCTCGGCGCGGGCTCGGCCTCCGCCGCGGACGCGAGCACGTGGGACCGTGTCGCGGAGTGCGAGAGCGGCGGCGCCTGGAGCGCCGACTTCGGCAACGGCTTCTACGGCGGACTGCAGTTCTCGAAGGAGACCTGGGCCGCGTACGGCGGCACCGCGTACGCGCCGAGCGCCGACCTCGCCAGCCGTTCGCAGCAGATAGCGGTCGCCGAGAAGGTGCTCGCCGCCGAGGGTCCGCAGGCGTGGCCCGCCTGCGGTCCGCTCGCGGGGCTCGTCGACGACGGCGCCGACACCGGCGTCGACCCCGGCATCCTCCCCCTGCCGCAGGACAGCGGGGCGCCGGTCGCCGAGCCGTCCGAGGACGCCTCCGGCACGGACGCGCCGGCCGACGCCACGGACGGCGGGACCCCCGAGGACTCCTCCGAAGGGCCGGACGCAGGCGCGCCGGACGCCACGGACAGCTCCGAGCCCTCCGGTGACGCCGGTGGCACGCCGGACACCAAGGACGGGGCCACCACCGCTCCGGAGGCTCCCGGTACGGACGACGGCGCCGCGGGTACGGCTCCTTCCGACGACGCGACGAGCGGCGGCGGCAAGCACCGCGGCGCGCCCGCGGACGACGAGGCAGAAACGGGCAATACGGAAGAGGGCCGCGAAAGCGGTCGTCACGCCTCACGCGGTGACAGTTCCGGCCGTAACGGCGTCGACGAGGCAACCGGCTCCGACGCGTACACCGTTCAGCCCGGCGACAACCTGTGCGACATCGCCGCCGAGAAGGACGTGCCCGGTGGATGGCCGGCGCTCTACGAGGCGAACGAGGAGACCGTCGGGGCCGACCCCGACCTCATCCTTCCCGGTCAGAGCCTCGATCTGGGCCTGCTGCAGGGCTAGTTCGCGTGGCGTTTCGCGGTCTTATGTCCGTTGTGTGCGAGTGAGACAAGCGTCTCTTTGCTGCAACTGGAGCAAATCCGCCCGCGAATTCGCCCACTCCGCCCCTCACCTGCGAAAACGGACATGCGTGGGTGGCCGGTTCGGGCGATTTCTCCCCGATGTTCGACTTTGAACATCGGGGAGTCGTGTGTCTACCGTCTGAACCGTTCGCCATCGCGGGCACCGTCGACCGATACGCCGAATCCTGCCGTCGGTCGGGGGGAACAGTCGTCGCTCAGAGCGCCGAAGGCAGGAGCGGGGGACCCAAGGTAAGTGCCGGGCCCGTGAGTCGAGAACGCGAGAGGCCGACCGTACGTAGAGGTCGGCCGGACCGTGCAGACCGGCGGAACGGAACCGGCTGGGGGTGAAGACCGCGCGTCAGTGACGTGCGGCCGGGCAACTCACAGGCCCGAACCCGACAGCTCACCTCGTAGGCGTCGGTGAGGAGATAGCTCCATGCTGCGTTCTTCCGGCAACGCCAAGCACCGCCGCGCTTCCAGGGCGACCCGTATCGCCGCCTTCGTCGGCATCACCGGTGCGGCCGTCGCCGCACCGCTGCTCGGTGCGGGCACCGCCTCCGCCGCCACCGCCTCGGAGTGGGACGCCGTCGCCCAGTGCGAGTCCGGCGGCAACTGGTCCATCAACACCGGCAACGGCTACTACGGCGGCCTGCAGTTCTCCGCCTCGACCTGGGCCGCGTACGGCGGCACCGCGTACGCCGCGACCGCCGACCAGGCGTCCAAGTCCCAGCAGATCGAGATAGCCGAGAAGGTCCTGGCCGGCCAGGGCAAGGGTGCCTGGCCGAGCTGCGGCGTCGGCCTGTCCAGCGCCTCCTACGACGGCGGCTCCGCCGAGGCCGAGCCCACCCAGCCGGCCCAGCAGCGCGCCGAGGCCCCCACCACGCGCTCCGAGCGCACCGAGGCCCCGGCCCCGGCGAAGCAGGCCGAGAAGCCCGCCGCGAAGGCCAAGTCCTTCAAGAAGGGCGACGGCGAGTACAAGGTCAAGGCCGGCGACACCCTGAGCAAGATCGCCGAGGCCGAGAAGGTCAAGGGCGGCTGGGAGAAGCTCTTCGAGCTGAACAAGGACATCGTCGAGGACGCCGACGTGATCCACCCGGGCCAGCAGCTCCACCTGAGCTGACCCCCTCCCGCACCGCGGGACCCGATCTGCCCCGGCCCGGCGCACCTTCCCCCGAACGCGCCGGGCCGCGGCATGTCCCGCCCCTCCGGCGGCCCGCCTTCCCCCACACGCGCGGCGCCGGGTCCCGCCCCCGCTCCCCCGGCGACGCGCCGGAACCGTCGAGCGCTCCACGCCCGGCGGTTGACCGCTTCACCCCGACGGGAGCGGCGAACACTCCGCGCCGACGCGGAGACCCGTCCACCGCCGGGAGCGGCGTCCCGCTGGCGCGGGGGTGACCTCTTCGCTCCGCAAGAGGCGAGTGCTCGTGCGGGGCCAGGGCGCGTCCGTACCGGAGGCGCTGACTCGCCCGCGCCGGGCGGTGACCTCTTCCCTCCGGGAGTGGCGACCCGCTCACGGCGGGCGGGTGACCTCTTGGCTCGGAAGCGACTGCTCGCGCCGGGCCGGGGCCCGCCCTCACAGGCGGCGCGCCGAAGGTGGCAAGCGCTTCGCCTACGCGGTGACCCGTCCCCGCCGGAGCGCCGAGCGCTTCGCGCCGACACGGGGACTGCTTCGTGCCGGGAGCGGCGACCCACTCGCGCGGGGGCCACTTCGTTCCGAAAGAGGTGACCTGCACGCCGGCCTGGGGCTGCCCCCACCGCTGACACGCCGGAGGCGGTGAGCGCTTCGCGCTGACGCGGCGAGCGGGCCCCGCGGGGCCGGGGGCCCTGCCCCCACCGCTCACGCATCGGCGGCCGGTGCTCCGCACCGACGCGGCGACCCGCCCGCTGACCCGGCGGCGACCCGTCCCCGCCGGGCCGGGGCCCTGTCCGCAACGCCGGCGGGCCGGAGGTGGCGAGTGCTTCGCGCCGACCCCGAAACGCCCGCGCCGGGAGCGGCGAGCGCTCCGCGCTGACGCGGCGAACCGGCCGCCAACGCGGGTGCCGCGGAGCGCCCCGCGGGGTTACCCGCAGGTAGATCCGACCCCGTTTGTCCGGCAGCGGGAGGCTTGATGCCCTTTTTCGTCCCAGGGGGCGGGCATCGGCCGGCCTTTGCCCCCGAGGCGGTTAGGCTCTTGCCGCAAGGCCAAGCAGACCTCTGCACTTTTTCTCGCGTCACATCCCAGAAGGAGATGCTCGTGCCGTCCATCGACGTCGTCGTAGCCCGGGAAATCCTGGACTCCCGAGGTAACCCCACGGTCGAGGTCGAGGTTGGCCTCGACGACGGCAGCACGGGTCGTGCTGCAGTTCCGTCCGGCGCCTCCACCGGTGCGTTCGAGGCTCTCGAGCTTCGCGACGGTGACCAGAACCGCTACCAGGGCAAGGGTGTCGAGAAGGCCGTCCTCGCCGTCATCGAGCAGATCGGCCCGGAGCTCGTCGGTTACGACGCCACCGAGCAGCGGCTGATCGACCAGGCGATGTTCGACCTGGACGCCACCCCGGACAAGTCCTCCCTCGGCGCCAACGCCATCCTCGGCGTCTCGCTCGCCGTGGCGCACGCCGCCTCCGAGGCCTCGGACCTGCCGCTCTTCCGCTACCTGGGCGGTCCGAACGCGCACCTGCTGCCCGTTCCGATGATGAACATCCTGAACGGCGGCTCGCACGCCGACTCCAACGTGGACATCCAGGAGTTCATGATCGCGCCGATCGGCGCCGAGTCCTTCTCCGAGGCTCTTCGTTGGGGCACCGAGGTCTACCACACCCTCAAGAAGGTCCTGAAGCAGAAGGGCCTGTCCACCGGTCTCGGCGACGAGGGCGGCTTCGCGCCGAACCTCGACTCCAACCGCGCCGCCCTGGACCTCATCCTCGAGGCCATCAAGGAGGCCGGCTACGCCCCGGGCAAGGACATCGCGCTCGCGCTCGACGTCGCCGCGTCCGAGTTCTACAAGGACGGCAGTTACGAGTTCGAGGGCAAGGCCCGCTCGGCCGCCGAGATGACCGAGTACTACGCGGAGCTCGTCGACTCCTACCCGCTGGTCTCCATCGAGGACCCGCTGTTCGAGGACGACTGGGCCGGCTGGCAGACCATCACCGAGAAGCTCGGCGCCAAGGTGCAGCTCGTCGGCGACGACCTGTTCGTCACCAACCCCGAGCGTCTGGCCCGCGGCATCGACGAGGGCGCCGCGAACGCCCTGCTCGTGAAGGTCAACCAGATCGGTTCGCTGACCGAGACCCTCGACGCCGTCGAGCTCGCCCAGCGCAACGGCTTCAAGTGCATGATGTCCCACCGCTCCGGCGAGACCGAGGACGTCACCATCGCCGACCTCGCCGTCGCCACCAACTGCGGCCAGATCAAGACCGGCGCCCCGGCCCGCTCCGAGCGCGTCGCCAAGTACAACCAGCTGCTGCGCATCGAGGAGATCCTCGACGACGCCGCGGTGTACGCGGGCCGCAGCGCGTTCCCGCGGTTCAAGTACGAGGGCTGATCGTCGCCGGTTCGCCGGCTGACGCCCTGTCGTACGTACGTCCCCGGCCGCGGTCCCGTACCGTGTCCGGGGACGTACGCGCGTGAAGGGGAGGCGAGAGGAATGGCACGCACGCCGGACGCGGACCGGTTCTCCACCGCGACCAGGCTGCGGCTGCTCGGCGAGCAGACCGCCGCCCGTGTCTACCGGTCCCAGAACCGCCGCCAGGCCCGCCGCTCCCGCCTCACCGGACGCGCGGCCTTCCTCGCCCTCGTCGTCTGCGGTTTGGTCGTCGCGCTCGCCTACCCGATGCGTCAGTACGTCTCGCAGCGGGCCGAGATCGCCGAGCAGGAACGGCTGATGGACGAGGCCCGTACGAGCGTCGAGCAGCTCAAGGACGAGAAGGCGCGCCTGAAGGACGACATGTACGTCCGGCGCCTGGCCCGCGAGCATCTGCACTACGTCATGCCGGGGGAGACGGGATACACCATGATCGACCCGAAGGCCGCGGAGCAGCAGCACGAAGAGGGCGGCGCGGCCGACCGGCCCTGGTACTCGAACGTATGGAACGGCGTGGACAACGCCGACGGCCCCGGGGCCGGGTAAGCGGCGCCGCACAGGTAAGCCCCCGCAGTACAGGTAAGTCAGCGAACAAGGCAGGCATGGAAACCCCTCCTCCCACCACCGAACCCACCGAGCCCACCGACGCGGACATCGCCGCGTTCCAGGAGCAGCTCGGCCGCCCCCCGCGCGGTCTGCGCGCGATCGCGCACCGCTGCCCCTGCGGGCAGCCCGACGTCGTCGAGACCGCCCCGCGGCTCCCCGACGGCACCCCCTTCCCGACGCTGTACTACCTGACGTGCCCGCGGGCGGCTTCCGCGATCGGCACGCTCGAGGCGAACGGCGTCATGAAGGAGATGACCGAGCGCCTGGCGACCGATCCCGAACTCGCCGCCGCGTACCGGGCGGCGCACGAGGACTACATCCGCCGCCGTGACGCCATCGAGGTGCTGGAGGGCTTCCCGAGCGCCGGCGGCATGCCGGACCGGGTGAAGTGCCTGCACGTGCTGGTCGGCCACTCGCTGGCGGCCGGCCCCGGCGTGAACCCGCTGGGCGACGAGGCCATCGCGATGCTGCCGGAGTGGTGGGCCAAGGGGCCGTGCGTGTCGCCCTGCGTGACGCCCGAAGCCTGATCACCGAGGAGATCGCCGACATGACCCGCGTCGCCGCCATCGACTGTGGCACCAACTCCATCCGGCTCCTGGTCGCCGACGTCGACCCGGCCACCGGGAAGCTCGTCGACCTCGACCGCCGGATGACCATCGTCCGGCTGGGCCAGGACGTCGACCGCACCGGCCGGCTCGCCCCCGAGGCGCTGAAGCGGACGTTCGACGCCTGCCGTGAGTACGCCGCCGCCATCGAGGAACACGGCGCCCGCCGCGTCCGCTTCGTCGCCACGTCCGCCTCGCGCGACGCGGAGAACCGCGACGAGTTCGTCGCCGGCGTGCTCGACATCCTCGGCGTGGAGCCGGAGGTGATCACCGGTGACCAGGAGGCCGAGTTCTCCTTCACCGGCGCGACGAACTCCCTCGACGGCCGCTCGGACGTCGCCCGCCCCTATCTGGTCGTCGACATCGGCGGCGGCTCCACCGAGTTCGTGGTGGGCGAGGAGCACGCCGGTGCCGCCCGGTCCGTCGACATCGGCTGCGTACGGATGACCGAACGGCACGCGCCGAGCAGCCCGGCGACGCCGGAGCAGATCGCCGCGATCACCGCGGACATCGAGGCCGCGCTCGACGAGGTCGAGAAGACGGTGCCCATCCGGCAGGCGCACACCCTGGTCGGGCTCGCCGGCTCCGTGACCACGGTCGCGGGCATCGCGCTCGGCCTCGAGGAGTACGACTCCGAGGCCATCCACCACTCGCGGATCTCCTACGAGCAGGTCGAGGAGGTCACCACCATGCTGCTGAACTCGACGCACGACGAGCGCGCGGCGATCGGCGTGATGCACCCCGGCCGCGTCGACGTGATCGCGGCCGGGGCGCTCGTGCTGCTCACGGTCATGCGGCGGACCGGGGCCCGCGAGGTGGTCGTCAGCGAGCACGACATCCTGGACGGCATCGCGTACAGCGTCGCCGCCGGTACGGCCGGCTGACCTCGCGTCAGAACGTGGGGGCCGGGGACGGGGTGAGGACGACGAACTCCGCTCCGGCCGGGTCGTTGCACACCGCCAGCCGGCCGACGCCCTCCGCGTCGTCGGGGCCCATCGAGACCGAGCCGCCCTTCTCCCGCACGAGGGCGACCGTGGCGTCGCAGTCCGCGGTGCCGAAGACGGGGTGCCAGTAAGGCCGGTTGTCGCCCGACGAGAACAACTGCGGGACGGCCATGATGCCCCCGAACATCCGCTCGGCCGGCTGGTCCTTCGGCGTGACCATCGTGTACGTGCCGCCGCCCCCGGGGAGTTCCATGTCCTGCCCGGACCAGCCGAAGACGGTGCCGTAGAAGGTCTGCGCGGCGGTCGAGTCGGTGGTGTAGAGCTCCACCCAGCCGAGGCTGCCCGGGGCGTCGGCCAGCTCGAGGCCCGGGTACGAGCCGGGCTGCCAGACCGCGAACTGGGCCCCCTGCGGGTCGGTGAGCTGGGCGAACCGCCCTTCGTCCGACACCTCGGAGGGCGGGGTGCGCACCGAGCCGCCGGCCTGCTCGACCGTCTTGACGGTGGAGTCGATGTCGGACGTGTGGAAGTAGACCGTCCAGGCCGGGCGGGCGCCCTCCTCGGTGAGCTGCCCGACCGCTCCCACCACCTTGCCGTCGAGCCGGAAGGACTTGTAGCTGCTCGTCTCCTGGTCGAACGCCTGGGCCTGCCAGCCGAACACGGCGCCGTAGAAGGCGGCCGCCGCGTCGATGTCGGAGGCGCCGAGGTCGAGCCAGCAGGGGGAGCCGGACACGAAGTCAGTGGTGATCACGCGATTCCCTTTCTCCGGGACCTCCCCGGTTCTCTCCGGGGGTCTGCGCCTCAGCCTGGCACCGCGGGCGGGCCCCCGCGCGACGACGCTCCGGCCGCCGTCCGAAGGTGTCGGTACGCCCCCGGGGTGTCCTTAAAGGGGCTGTCGGGCCGTCCTGGAAGGGTGCTCGCGAGAAAGTTCGTGAAGTTCTTCACAAGGAAAAGCGTCCTGACGGGCCTCTGGAGGCTTCTGGAGGCCCTTTGTGGGCGCCTGTTGGCCCCGGACGGGCACATTCGAAGGCGGGCGGCCGACCGTGCCCCCAGAGGGCAAGGGGTGGCGGTCCAGCGGCCCCACAGCCCTAGGGGCCAGCTCAGAGGGGTGATCAACGTCCCCAGAGGCCCC
Coding sequences within:
- a CDS encoding polysialyltransferase family glycosyltransferase, yielding MTVQIFCAATQYAAATVTAAIRSGLFGPRSKHRRILVVSDTSAVPELGTPLDRMSGFEALRPEFDEVRSWNATIHPHHPAGWSPRAQDVPLWEKSLRLAWGLGDDKVEIACESIQANPSRAVAAIFADSPLHVYADGLMSYGPTRNQIPLPMSSRISRLIHLDLVPGLRPMLLSEYGVEPVAVPDAQFRAVLGEIGSAAEIGPERPTALLLGQYLSALELISRDEEEELHLGMIRGAAALGHRVITFKPHPSAPADSTRALEDLGTSLGLDLHILRTPVLAETLYERARPELVVGCFSTAMITAAAFYGIPAARVGTELLLERITPYQNSNRVPLTIVDALVPDLTDTGRAGGPVDLTADVGGLVRAVGYCMQSGSHPGLREEAASFLSSLPEERLTRYFKRRRLTSLGLPGATPPVRGEALRRNPVLRKVARRMR
- a CDS encoding glycosyltransferase family 2 protein → MTTLSVIVPCYNVSAYIADTVAGLVNNARDDFEFIFVEDRSTDDTFEALTALTRSLPNSAVVRHEENRGLASARNTGIDRADGRLITFLDGDDWLGRGHLAALVEAIDRLGVDFVRTDHVQVTGFQRSLQRAPEGRRDTPLDPRSSILPVGESSMVDYPYAWAGVYDASLLDRGMLRFTDGLRTAEDRPWIWQLHRNAESYAVASLHQVFYRRGVAGSLTQIGDVRQLDFVKAFDQVLAELADDPQADLLIPKAVRGYCVVIAHQLRDRRRFSRSVARELKALTGGALRRIPEAELERALAGLDDERRTIIRKAAA
- a CDS encoding SurA N-terminal domain-containing protein, whose product is MHRRRRTALTVSAALIAAAPLLAACGTDAHPGTAAVVGGQRIEVSTVQAKVRDVREAQQAAPQSAQLIKDSGQLGRAKLYDLIVDRVVAKAAQDAGVSVSRKEIQDGRDELVEQSGGEEQLAAMYLQQRGVAPDQVENAVRRDILVGKIATAIGAENSPQGQQQLNAAFTTAAKSLDIDVNPRYGAWDDTKLELGTYKAPWITQVSQEAQPVEAGA
- a CDS encoding nucleoside triphosphate pyrophosphohydrolase, translating into MTTEAPAVGRIVLLTASHRVAPGLLSWPAWRTLHAADRVLCADPHHRQLSYLREAGVTVEHVAPSAQELVDACAGGRTIVVLASGEGEPALTDGLARLGGSGRVSMPDLELLPGAYDLPGARLLDLVEVMDRIRRECPWSSQQTHKGLAKYGIEEAYELVEAIEDGDRDELREELGDVLLQVVFHARIAEEGGPGEEDEPFSIDDVAGTIVEKLIHRHPHVFGEETASTPEEVKAHWLRTKAIEKQRDSVTDGVPLGQPGLALAAKLASRVRTAGLDVPLPAGQGVGYELLALAVRAEAAGVDPEAALRAAARAYRDAIRVAEGHPGNVEG
- a CDS encoding cytochrome P450 family protein, which translates into the protein MNDPTDRNAAPELFTWEFATDPYPAYAWLREHSPVHRTRLPSGVEAWLVTRYADAKQALADQRLSKNPAHHDEPAHAKGKTGIPGERKAELMTHLLNIDPPDHTRLRRLVSKAFTPRRVAEFAPRVQELTDRLIDSFAQKGEADLIHEFAFPLPIYAICDMLGVPREDQDDFRDWAGMMIRHGGGPRGGVARSVKKMRGYLAELIHRKREEPGDDLISGLIKASDHGEHLTENEAAAMAFILLFAGFETTVNLIGNGVYALLRNPGQRERLQASLAAGESELLATGVEELLRYDGPVELATWRFATEPLTVGGQRIGAGDPVLVVLAAADRDPERFDAPDTLDLSRRDNQHLGYGHGIHYCLGAPLARLEGQTALGTLLRRMPDLRLAGDPADLRWRGGLIMRGLRTLPVEFTPQTN
- a CDS encoding transglycosylase family protein, translating into MTGSAIAIPLLGAGSASAADASTWDRVAECESGGAWSADFGNGFYGGLQFSKETWAAYGGTAYAPSADLASRSQQIAVAEKVLAAEGPQAWPACGPLAGLVDDGADTGVDPGILPLPQDSGAPVAEPSEDASGTDAPADATDGGTPEDSSEGPDAGAPDATDSSEPSGDAGGTPDTKDGATTAPEAPGTDDGAAGTAPSDDATSGGGKHRGAPADDEAETGNTEEGRESGRHASRGDSSGRNGVDEATGSDAYTVQPGDNLCDIAAEKDVPGGWPALYEANEETVGADPDLILPGQSLDLGLLQG
- a CDS encoding transglycosylase family protein, producing the protein MLRSSGNAKHRRASRATRIAAFVGITGAAVAAPLLGAGTASAATASEWDAVAQCESGGNWSINTGNGYYGGLQFSASTWAAYGGTAYAATADQASKSQQIEIAEKVLAGQGKGAWPSCGVGLSSASYDGGSAEAEPTQPAQQRAEAPTTRSERTEAPAPAKQAEKPAAKAKSFKKGDGEYKVKAGDTLSKIAEAEKVKGGWEKLFELNKDIVEDADVIHPGQQLHLS